TTATGTACATCCAATGGTACTATTAGTTACATTCATTATATGTTATGCGGCTTCTTCTCTTTCTAAAATCTTAAATTTACAAAGCCGTAATACGATTACATAAGTGTTCTAACCTACTCACAATCTCTCTCGCCGTTTCATCCTTTCCATTACACAACTTGACATCACCATCTTCTCCAATAACATGATGAACAGCCCCACGTGAATATAAAGAATGTGGTGAATTCGCTACCATTACATTCGCTTTTGCTTGTTCCATTCTTCCGCCTGCTCGTTGAATGAGTTCTTGTTCGCTGATATCGCTTTCAAGTTTAAACCCGACTAATATTGTTTCCGGGTCCCATTGTTTAATTTGTTTTAATACTTTTGGCGCTTTTTGAAAATGAATAATTGGTGCTATATCACTTGAAATCTTCCCATTCATATCAAGAACATTTCCCTCTTGATCACAAATTTTGTCTACAATCCAATCTGATCCGGCTGCTGCCATAATGACTGCATCAATCTTTTCATGCGTAATAATACTCTTCAGCTTATCTTGTAAATCAACGATTCCCTCAAACGGATGGAATTCTAATTGATTATTTGTATCGACTGGCTTTTCAGCAAAATAACCGTGTAAATATATAACATGTGCACCTTTTGCGATTAGCTCTTCCGCAAGAATTCTCCCAATCGTACCTTTTGCTAAATTTGTATGTCCACGCACTTGATCCCACTTTTCCAAACAACCGCCACTTGTAATTAATATCTTTTTCTCCTTCATCTTGACCATCCCTTACTGATTTTCCGATCGAAACCACTCCGCGCCAAAGTCAACTACATCACGTTGCTTCATTAAGCGGCACGTTGCATTTCCGACCTTCCCAATCGTTACAGATCCTGTATACTCAAATTCCTTTCCAATCGCTACAAATATATCAGAATCGTAATCCATTTCATCGAATTCTTTCC
The DNA window shown above is from Bacillus clarus and carries:
- a CDS encoding phosphopantothenoylcysteine decarboxylase; the encoded protein is MKEKKILITSGGCLEKWDQVRGHTNLAKGTIGRILAEELIAKGAHVIYLHGYFAEKPVDTNNQLEFHPFEGIVDLQDKLKSIITHEKIDAVIMAAAGSDWIVDKICDQEGNVLDMNGKISSDIAPIIHFQKAPKVLKQIKQWDPETILVGFKLESDISEQELIQRAGGRMEQAKANVMVANSPHSLYSRGAVHHVIGEDGDVKLCNGKDETAREIVSRLEHLCNRITAL